One part of the Bacteroidota bacterium genome encodes these proteins:
- a CDS encoding class I lanthipeptide, giving the protein MKKTINKLSLNKMTISNLNESEMHQRVGGKKSDYFCGSPTSLTSCNVSNCSTRRNCPVVVK; this is encoded by the coding sequence ATGAAAAAAACAATCAACAAACTCAGCTTAAACAAAATGACCATCTCCAACTTAAATGAATCTGAAATGCATCAAAGAGTAGGAGGAAAAAAATCTGACTACTTCTGCGGCTCTCCCACTTCGCTGACCAGTTGCAACGTTTCCAATTGTTCTACACGCAGAAACTGCCCTGTTGTTGTGAAATAA
- a CDS encoding cystathionine gamma-synthase yields the protein MNDNSGFGTKAIHAGQHPDPTTGAIMTPIYQTSTYVQEWPGKHKGYAYARGKNPTRSALEQCIAALENAEHGLCFSSGQGASDAIIKMLRPGDEVIATNDLYGGSYRMFTKIFEPFGIKFHFVNMYDANNIRNHINDKTRMLWVETPTNPTMQIIDIRACAAIAKESKLILVVDNTFASPYLQNPLALGADIVMHSVTKYLGGHSDVVMGAICTNNKEYYDQLAFIHNSCGATPGPMDSFLVLRGIKTLHVRMERHCSNGKAIAEYLRAHPKVDKVYWPGFTDHPNHHIAKAQMKDFGGMISFTLKNATVEETFTMASKVKVFSLAESLGGVESLLNHPATMTHASIPKEEREKAGVTDGLIRLSVGIEDIEDLLEDLRQAIG from the coding sequence ATGAACGATAATTCCGGTTTCGGTACCAAAGCTATACATGCAGGTCAGCATCCTGACCCCACTACCGGTGCTATTATGACACCTATTTACCAAACCAGTACCTATGTGCAGGAATGGCCGGGTAAGCACAAGGGTTATGCCTATGCCAGAGGGAAAAATCCGACCCGTTCCGCCTTGGAGCAGTGTATCGCAGCCCTGGAGAATGCGGAACATGGATTATGTTTCAGTAGCGGACAAGGGGCCAGTGATGCAATTATCAAAATGCTGCGTCCCGGTGATGAAGTCATTGCGACCAATGATTTGTATGGCGGTAGCTACCGGATGTTCACTAAAATATTTGAACCTTTTGGAATAAAATTTCATTTTGTAAACATGTATGACGCGAATAATATTCGCAATCATATCAATGATAAAACCAGAATGCTCTGGGTAGAGACACCTACTAATCCTACCATGCAAATTATTGATATAAGAGCATGTGCTGCTATTGCGAAGGAGTCAAAGCTCATCCTGGTCGTCGATAATACTTTCGCTTCACCTTATTTGCAGAATCCACTTGCCCTGGGTGCTGATATTGTAATGCACTCTGTCACGAAATACCTCGGTGGACATAGTGACGTGGTGATGGGTGCTATCTGTACCAACAACAAGGAATACTATGATCAATTGGCTTTTATCCATAACAGTTGTGGAGCTACTCCGGGACCAATGGATAGTTTTTTAGTATTACGTGGTATAAAAACATTGCACGTGCGCATGGAGCGCCATTGCAGCAATGGAAAAGCAATAGCAGAATATTTGAGAGCACATCCTAAAGTAGATAAAGTGTACTGGCCCGGTTTTACTGATCATCCTAATCATCATATCGCCAAAGCACAGATGAAGGATTTCGGAGGGATGATTTCGTTTACACTTAAAAATGCTACCGTGGAAGAAACATTTACTATGGCTTCGAAAGTTAAAGTATTCTCTTTGGCTGAATCACTCGGTGGTGTTGAGTCGCTGTTGAATCACCCTGCTACGATGACTCATGCATCTATACCAAAAGAAGAAAGAGAAAAGGCGGGCGTAACCGATGGCTTGATTCGTTTAAGCGTAGGCATTGAAGATATTGAGGACTTGTTGGAGGATTTAAGACAGGCGATAGGTTGA
- a CDS encoding response regulator transcription factor, whose product MIKIILFDDNRSICDSIGLLLSTIDDMRLVATYHNVEDVIDRVRKANPDVILMDIDMSGITGIEAVRQLRSKNITIPVIMLTGFEDADKVFASICAGANGYILKSANMNELVGHINDVYHGGAPMTPIIARKVLDRFVKLQAAPHPEEDFNLSKREDQVLQLLVKGKSYKMIAEELNISYETVHSHVRRIYQKLQVNSVSEAVSKTLSMRFWGSST is encoded by the coding sequence ATGATCAAAATTATTTTATTTGACGACAACCGTAGCATTTGCGATTCTATAGGGTTGCTCCTTTCTACGATAGATGATATGAGGTTAGTGGCCACCTATCATAATGTAGAAGATGTAATTGACAGAGTGCGTAAGGCTAATCCGGATGTAATTTTGATGGATATTGATATGTCAGGGATTACAGGTATTGAAGCGGTAAGGCAACTTCGCTCAAAAAATATTACCATTCCTGTTATCATGCTGACCGGTTTTGAAGATGCCGATAAAGTATTTGCCTCCATATGTGCCGGTGCTAACGGCTATATTTTAAAAAGTGCAAATATGAATGAGTTGGTAGGTCATATTAACGATGTCTATCATGGCGGTGCACCTATGACTCCCATTATTGCACGTAAAGTGCTGGACCGCTTTGTGAAACTTCAGGCAGCCCCTCATCCGGAAGAAGACTTTAATTTGAGTAAAAGGGAAGATCAGGTGTTACAACTTCTGGTGAAAGGAAAGTCGTATAAGATGATCGCCGAAGAGTTGAATATAAGCTATGAAACTGTCCATTCTCACGTACGGAGAATCTATCAAAAACTACAGGTGAATTCAGTGAGCGAAGCCGTTTCTAAAACCCTCTCTATGCGGTTTTGGGGATCGTCCACCTAG
- a CDS encoding T9SS type A sorting domain-containing protein, translating into MKKIYFLLLCLVAQASYAQLTLSGSFNPAGISSLCALGYDTVLQKVWVYNCNGDSIHCFDPTGVPLGAILAPGIPANDVDVEIAPVAFNMGGTAIPQGTLLFIHGETDSAEIYAIDPLTGVILDTLLTSFGNSHVVGGAFSPGTGSFFLVQDNVPGATLENLIGEVNPLTGSLIQSYQITSLFNVSFGDLEVGENGNLYVASSAEDSILEITTQGQLVQMHDIPNTVGPISGMDLNCGSATVWVCSTNGNVYSLGQSNCNTPTGIAVNEIQSSFAVYPNPSTAMFYFDKDVDILGVYNLYGERILPANQKVKMIDLNNFSSGIYFLQTVDGIVSRLNKL; encoded by the coding sequence ATGAAAAAAATATACTTCTTATTGCTCTGCCTCGTCGCTCAGGCATCGTATGCGCAGCTCACCCTCTCCGGTTCTTTTAATCCTGCAGGGATCTCTTCATTATGCGCGCTGGGTTATGATACCGTACTTCAAAAAGTTTGGGTGTATAATTGTAACGGCGACAGTATCCATTGCTTTGATCCGACGGGGGTGCCACTAGGCGCCATACTTGCACCCGGAATACCTGCAAACGATGTAGATGTGGAGATCGCTCCGGTGGCATTTAATATGGGCGGTACTGCTATTCCACAAGGGACTTTGTTGTTTATACATGGTGAAACAGATTCAGCCGAAATTTATGCTATCGATCCGCTTACCGGTGTAATACTTGATACGCTTCTTACCTCATTCGGCAATAGTCATGTGGTAGGTGGTGCTTTTAGTCCGGGAACAGGATCCTTTTTCTTAGTGCAGGACAACGTTCCGGGAGCAACTTTGGAAAATTTGATCGGCGAAGTAAACCCGCTGACCGGTTCCCTTATTCAAAGTTACCAGATCACTTCTTTGTTTAATGTTTCATTCGGTGATTTGGAAGTCGGTGAAAATGGAAATTTATATGTGGCCAGCAGCGCGGAGGATAGTATTCTGGAAATAACCACTCAGGGTCAATTGGTTCAAATGCATGATATCCCGAATACTGTGGGCCCTATTTCAGGTATGGATTTGAATTGTGGCAGTGCTACCGTTTGGGTATGTAGTACAAATGGAAATGTGTATAGCCTCGGGCAATCTAACTGCAATACACCAACAGGTATCGCTGTAAATGAAATTCAAAGCAGTTTTGCTGTATACCCTAATCCATCTACTGCGATGTTTTACTTCGATAAGGATGTAGATATATTAGGCGTCTATAATCTGTATGGTGAAAGAATTTTACCGGCAAATCAAAAAGTAAAAATGATTGACCTAAACAATTTCTCGTCCGGAATTTATTTTCTTCAAACAGTTGACGGAATTGTAAGTCGCTTAAACAAACTTTAG
- a CDS encoding ribonucleoside-diphosphate reductase subunit alpha — protein sequence MFVLKRDGKKETVKFDKITARVQKLCYGLSPEHVQAILVAQKVIEGVYDGVTTTELDNLAAETAASLTTRHPDFALLASRIAISNLHKNTKKSFSETMTDLYEYIDPKTGKKAPLIADDVMEVIREHADLLDSTIIYDRDFGYDYFGFKTLEKSYLLKLRGKVVERPQHMLMRVAVGIHKKDIDAAIETYNLMSERWFTHATPTLFNSGTPKPQLSSCFLLQMQSDSIDGIYNTLKQCAQISQSAGGIGLSIHNIRATGSYIRGTNGTSNGIVPMLRVFNDTARYVDQGGGKRKGSFAMYLEPWHADVFEFLELKKNHGKEEMRARDLFFALWIPDLFMKRVKEEGEWSLFCPNEAPGLSDCYGMEFELLYTKYESEGRARRTIPARELWTAVLESQIETGTPYILYKDACNEKSNQKNLGTIKSSNLCTEIVEYTAHDEVAVCNLASIALPRFVINGQFDHQRLFEITYVATKNLNRIIDVNYYPIIEAENSNLRHRPIGIGVQGLADAFILMRYPFESEEARRLNREIFETIYYAAMTASKDLAKVEGPYSTFEGSPVSQGIFQFDMWNVKPTDRWEWDVLREEVKKYGVRNSLLLAPMPTASTSQILGNNECFEPYTTNIYSRRVLSGEFIVVNKHLLMDLVRLNLWNNDMKNKIIAANGSVQSINEIPEEIKELYKTVWEIKQRTVIDMAAERGAYICQSQSLNLFIADPNFAKLTSMHFYAWEKGLKTGMYYLRTKPAASAIKFTVDKQYEMTPHTADEVVMATTATTTTTTVISSTPSANDVVTHFTDDNPSVADQLSCSLDNPDGCLMCGS from the coding sequence ATGTTCGTACTCAAAAGAGATGGGAAGAAGGAAACGGTGAAATTTGACAAAATCACCGCACGCGTGCAAAAACTTTGCTATGGCCTCTCGCCGGAGCATGTGCAAGCCATATTGGTAGCACAAAAAGTGATTGAAGGCGTTTATGACGGTGTGACCACCACAGAGCTGGATAATCTGGCGGCGGAAACAGCGGCATCTCTTACTACGCGTCACCCGGACTTTGCTCTTCTGGCGTCCCGGATCGCTATTTCCAATTTACATAAAAACACAAAGAAGTCGTTTTCAGAGACAATGACCGACCTCTATGAGTATATTGATCCCAAAACGGGAAAGAAAGCGCCATTGATCGCTGATGATGTGATGGAGGTCATACGAGAGCATGCCGATTTGCTGGACTCTACTATTATATATGACCGTGATTTTGGCTATGATTATTTCGGATTCAAAACGCTTGAGAAATCCTACCTGCTGAAACTCAGAGGGAAAGTAGTGGAGCGTCCGCAGCATATGCTCATGCGTGTAGCAGTGGGTATCCATAAAAAGGATATTGATGCTGCCATTGAAACGTATAACCTCATGAGTGAGCGCTGGTTCACGCATGCAACACCTACTTTATTCAATTCAGGTACGCCGAAACCACAGTTAAGCTCCTGCTTCCTTTTACAGATGCAATCGGATAGTATCGATGGCATTTACAATACGTTGAAGCAATGTGCACAGATTTCACAAAGTGCCGGAGGTATTGGTCTGAGCATTCATAATATTCGCGCGACAGGTTCTTACATTCGCGGCACCAACGGCACCAGCAACGGTATAGTTCCGATGTTACGTGTCTTCAATGATACGGCGCGTTATGTAGATCAGGGTGGTGGAAAACGAAAAGGTTCCTTTGCCATGTATCTGGAGCCCTGGCATGCTGATGTTTTCGAATTTTTAGAATTGAAAAAGAATCATGGTAAGGAAGAGATGCGTGCGCGTGATTTATTCTTCGCACTCTGGATTCCGGATCTCTTCATGAAGCGTGTGAAAGAAGAGGGAGAATGGAGTTTATTCTGCCCCAATGAAGCTCCCGGACTCAGCGATTGCTATGGCATGGAGTTCGAGTTGCTTTACACAAAATATGAATCAGAAGGAAGAGCCCGCCGTACCATTCCGGCACGTGAACTCTGGACCGCTGTACTTGAATCACAAATTGAAACCGGTACTCCTTATATATTGTACAAGGATGCCTGCAACGAGAAGAGCAATCAGAAAAATCTGGGAACAATAAAAAGTTCCAACCTCTGCACTGAAATTGTAGAGTATACTGCACACGATGAAGTAGCGGTGTGTAACCTTGCTTCCATTGCATTACCACGCTTTGTCATCAACGGACAATTTGATCATCAGCGCTTGTTTGAGATCACTTATGTGGCGACAAAGAATCTCAATCGTATCATTGATGTAAACTATTATCCGATCATTGAAGCGGAGAACAGCAATTTGCGTCATCGCCCGATTGGTATTGGTGTACAGGGATTGGCGGATGCATTTATTTTGATGCGCTATCCTTTCGAGAGTGAAGAAGCACGCCGACTGAACCGTGAAATTTTCGAAACCATTTACTACGCGGCGATGACAGCGTCGAAGGACCTCGCCAAAGTGGAAGGCCCCTACTCTACTTTCGAAGGTTCACCGGTATCGCAAGGCATCTTCCAGTTTGATATGTGGAATGTAAAACCGACAGACAGATGGGAATGGGATGTGTTGCGTGAAGAAGTGAAGAAATACGGAGTACGCAATTCACTATTGCTCGCACCGATGCCTACTGCATCTACTTCACAAATCCTCGGCAACAACGAATGCTTCGAACCTTACACCACCAATATTTATTCACGTCGTGTATTGAGCGGAGAATTCATCGTAGTAAATAAACATCTGTTGATGGATCTTGTCCGCCTCAATCTTTGGAACAACGATATGAAAAATAAAATTATCGCTGCCAACGGATCGGTGCAAAGTATTAATGAAATTCCCGAAGAGATTAAGGAACTTTATAAAACCGTTTGGGAAATCAAACAGCGTACGGTAATTGACATGGCTGCGGAGAGAGGTGCTTATATTTGTCAGAGTCAGTCCTTGAATCTCTTCATTGCTGATCCTAATTTCGCCAAACTCACGTCGATGCATTTCTACGCATGGGAGAAAGGTTTAAAAACAGGCATGTATTATCTGCGCACGAAACCTGCTGCTTCAGCGATTAAGTTTACTGTAGATAAGCAGTACGAGATGACACCCCATACCGCAGATGAAGTGGTGATGGCGACCACTGCTACTACCACTACCACTACGGTGATCTCGTCTACACCCTCTGCAAACGATGTGGTGACGCATTTCACGGATGATAATCCATCGGTAGCGGATCAATTGTCCTGCTCGTTGGATAATCCGGATGGGTGTTTGATGTGCGGTAGTTGA
- a CDS encoding aldo/keto reductase, giving the protein MEYRKLGNTGIQISALSLGSWLTFGKQIEDNIAETLMAKAYDAGINFFDNAEIYSRGQSEIVMGKALKNLNWTRSSYLVSSKVFFGYEESKPNQRGLSRKHILEGCEAALKRLQVEYIDLYFCHRPDKQTPILETVQAMNTLIQQGKILYWGTSEWSAPEILQAHLEAEKHHLIAPVMEQPQYNLFERKKMEDDYLHIFRYQGLGTTIWSPLSSGLLSGKYLGEAGETRLSMQGLDWLRERNITPEKLAKVKELKNISDSLGVSLSQLSIAWCLKNPHVSTVILGASKVSQLEENIKSPEILPLLTNEIMEKIDQIMGNKPVLPEY; this is encoded by the coding sequence ATGGAATACCGCAAACTCGGAAACACAGGAATACAGATCAGCGCATTGTCGTTGGGAAGCTGGCTGACATTTGGCAAGCAGATTGAAGACAATATCGCCGAAACGCTCATGGCAAAAGCCTACGATGCCGGCATTAACTTTTTTGACAATGCGGAAATTTATTCACGCGGACAAAGTGAAATCGTAATGGGGAAGGCGTTAAAAAACCTAAACTGGACACGTAGCTCCTATCTGGTGTCAAGCAAAGTATTTTTCGGTTACGAGGAAAGCAAGCCGAATCAACGGGGATTGAGCAGGAAGCATATTTTAGAAGGATGTGAAGCCGCATTGAAGCGCTTGCAGGTGGAGTACATCGATCTGTATTTCTGTCATCGACCGGATAAGCAAACACCGATTCTCGAAACCGTGCAGGCGATGAACACGCTCATCCAGCAGGGGAAAATACTATACTGGGGAACTTCCGAGTGGAGTGCCCCCGAAATTCTGCAGGCGCATCTCGAAGCGGAGAAACATCATCTCATCGCACCGGTGATGGAACAACCACAGTACAACCTCTTTGAAAGAAAAAAAATGGAAGATGATTATCTCCACATTTTCCGTTATCAGGGTTTGGGTACCACCATCTGGTCACCCTTATCCTCGGGATTACTGAGCGGGAAATATCTCGGTGAAGCAGGAGAAACAAGATTATCCATGCAGGGCCTCGACTGGCTCCGTGAGCGGAACATCACTCCTGAAAAACTGGCGAAGGTGAAGGAATTGAAAAATATTTCGGATAGCCTGGGCGTTAGTTTATCGCAACTTTCCATTGCCTGGTGTCTGAAGAATCCGCATGTCAGTACAGTGATACTCGGTGCCAGTAAGGTTTCGCAACTGGAAGAAAATATCAAATCACCGGAGATCTTGCCCTTGCTTACGAACGAGATCATGGAAAAAATAGATCAGATCATGGGGAATAAACCGGTGCTGCCGGAGTATTGA
- a CDS encoding PKD domain-containing protein, producing the protein MKKCLLPILLLCPFIIVTAQTTSVLFIGNSYTASNNLPQLFSDLALSMGDTVIVDSNTPGGYTFQGHTTNATTLAKINTQPWDFVFLQEQSQLPSFSPPQVAVDVYPYARMLDSLIYVNDSCTETVFYMTWGRKYGDAGNCANWPPVCTFTGMQQQLRDAYVQMANDNNALVAPVGQAWKESWFTDTTINLWVGDNSHPAVAGSYLTACVMYATIFRKASSIATFYAGLPPATAQYLQQIADQVVFDSLPVWNVGDFDVQSDFIYNANNLQVQFTDQSLFADWWQWDFGDGSVSALQHPLHTYSSDGVYIVKLLSGNSCEADSAFEQIVVTTTGQAEVEKSSCLQYLGENTFLINCGDVINATVYFPDGRRVMEVKGVMSEGRIDLNTLHSGIYLIEITFSNRSRVNLKWHKD; encoded by the coding sequence ATGAAGAAGTGCTTATTACCTATACTGTTGCTCTGTCCTTTTATTATCGTCACAGCCCAAACCACCAGCGTCCTTTTTATCGGCAACAGCTACACAGCGTCCAATAATCTCCCGCAATTGTTTTCAGATCTCGCACTGAGCATGGGTGATACCGTCATCGTGGATTCAAATACACCGGGCGGTTATACTTTTCAGGGGCATACCACCAATGCTACCACGCTGGCAAAGATCAATACGCAGCCCTGGGACTTTGTATTTTTGCAGGAACAAAGTCAGCTTCCTTCTTTTTCTCCGCCGCAGGTAGCCGTGGATGTGTACCCTTATGCAAGGATGCTCGATTCCCTCATTTATGTAAATGATAGTTGCACCGAAACCGTTTTTTACATGACCTGGGGTCGCAAGTATGGGGATGCGGGCAATTGCGCGAACTGGCCACCGGTTTGTACATTTACCGGGATGCAGCAGCAACTACGGGATGCCTATGTGCAAATGGCCAATGATAATAATGCACTCGTGGCTCCCGTCGGACAAGCATGGAAAGAAAGCTGGTTTACCGATACTACCATTAATTTATGGGTGGGCGATAACAGTCACCCTGCTGTTGCCGGTTCTTACCTGACCGCCTGTGTGATGTATGCCACCATTTTCAGAAAGGCGTCTTCTATCGCTACCTTTTATGCCGGACTTCCCCCTGCAACAGCCCAATATCTGCAACAGATCGCCGATCAGGTGGTGTTTGATAGTTTGCCGGTGTGGAATGTTGGTGACTTTGATGTGCAATCGGATTTCATTTACAACGCGAATAACCTGCAGGTACAATTCACCGATCAAAGTCTGTTTGCCGATTGGTGGCAATGGGATTTTGGTGATGGAAGTGTTTCTGCATTGCAACATCCCCTGCATACCTATTCATCTGATGGAGTCTATATCGTAAAACTGTTAAGTGGGAATAGTTGTGAAGCCGATAGTGCGTTTGAGCAGATCGTGGTCACCACTACCGGTCAGGCAGAGGTGGAAAAGAGTTCCTGTTTGCAGTATCTGGGTGAAAATACCTTCCTGATAAATTGTGGGGATGTCATCAACGCGACTGTTTATTTCCCTGATGGTCGTCGGGTGATGGAAGTAAAAGGAGTGATGTCAGAAGGCAGGATCGATTTAAACACCTTGCATTCAGGCATTTATTTGATTGAAATCACCTTCTCAAATAGAAGCAGGGTGAATTTGAAGTGGCATAAAGACTAG